One Neodiprion pinetum isolate iyNeoPine1 chromosome 1, iyNeoPine1.2, whole genome shotgun sequence genomic window carries:
- the LOC124210821 gene encoding uncharacterized protein translates to MWKTVIAILCAIGTVLAQYSPQSVQVPEIPTFRNRTTNSRSKLMMRRYECPEGFVRLKRDCFYFSAGLANWQEAHFHCRDRHSTLATLTRKGMNKKLRNYLMLPHLRPFERWIGAKFNWPEMKWTWGVTGEAISYNGFGNLKFKNQDTYKWHCAVINPRRNYRWSPRECIKEMPYICHTRVGRIGKGRKRPPGHAGRQRKHRGGKERKQRIRPQSNGNETLAENSIEGNEVLITERRRPGRTPKRSYPMSGNGMKTGVETPSRTRWAPGAEASDRLYPIQPKGNKEPEQWVSAPVKAAILAKNSLDSPSKETSTKSPMRPESKPKDLAAEPKETFIQFPLSNFFDEEVLLKN, encoded by the exons ATGTGGAAGACTGTGATCGCAATTTTGTGTGCCATAG GCACGGTTTTGGCGCAGTACAGTCCCCAGAGCGTTCAAGTACCCGAAATACCGACGTTCAGAAACCGAACGACAAATTCGAGATCGAAATTGATGATGAGACGATACGAATGCCCGGAAGGATTTGTGCGACTGAAACGTGACTGCTTTTACTTCAGCGCCGGTTTAGCCAATTGGCAGGAAGCCCACTTTCACTGCCGGGACAGACACTCGACTCTGGCAACCCTTACGAGGAAGGgcatgaacaaaaaattaaggaactACCTGATGCTACCACATTTAA GGCCGTTCGAACGGTGGATCGGCGCCAAATTCAACTGGCCTGAAATGAAATGGACATGGGGTGTAACGGGGGAAGCAATATCCTACAACGGATTTggcaatttgaaattcaagaaCCAGGATACCTACAAATGGCACTGCGCGGTCATAAATCCGAGACGAAACTACCGTTGGTCTCCGAGGGAGTGCATCAAGGAAATGCCCTACATTTGTCACACAAGAGTGGGACGAATAG GCAAAGGCCGTAAACGGCCACCCGGACATGCGGGAAGACAACGGAAACACAGAGGTGGGAAGGAACGGAAGCAACGAATAAGGCCTCAATCAAATGGAAATGAAACTTTGGCCGAAAACTCAATCGAGGGGAACGAAGTATTGATAACGGAAAGACGACGACCGGGGAGAACGCCGAAGAGATCGTATCCGATGTCGGGAAACGGGATGAAAACGGGAGTGGAAACACCTTCGAG aACTAGATGGGCGCCAGGCGCGGAAGCGAGCGACAGGTTGTACCCGATTCAACCGAAAGGAAACAAGGAGCCAGAACAATGGGTCAGTGCTCCGGTTAAAGCCGCAATATTGGCGAAAAACTCTCTGGATTCGCCGAGCAAAGAGACTTCGACAAAAAGTCCCATGAGACCCGAGTCTAAGCCGAAGGATCTTGCTGCAGAACCGAAGGAGACGTTTATCCAATTTCCGTTAAGCAACTTCTTCGACGAAGAAGTATTGCTAAAAAATTAG